A single genomic interval of Corvus cornix cornix isolate S_Up_H32 chromosome 1, ASM73873v5, whole genome shotgun sequence harbors:
- the LOC104686975 gene encoding transmembrane O-methyltransferase homolog has product MVSPVIALAFLPFIVTLLIRYRHYLMLLYRAVLVAWLRDRLTGTSREQRAFQYLLAHAIPGDPHHILQTFDQWCYHCEHLSCVGPDKGRIVERVLLERAPLRVLELGTYCGYGTVLLAQGLPPGARLYTIEGDPRHAAVAEKVIRLAGFSEQTVELIVGPSEEVIPHLREKHGLMKADLVFMDHWKRCYLRDLRLLESHQLLAEGATILADNVLFPGAPHFLQYAKTCGKYHCKVHRASLEYFRAIPDGIAELRYTGTC; this is encoded by the exons ATGGTGTCTCCGGTGATTGCCCTGGCCTTCCTCCCCTTCATTGTCACTCTGCTGATCCGATACCGGCACTACCTGATGCTGCTGTACCGGGCAGTGCTGGTGGCCTGGCTGCGGGACCGGCTCACCGGCACCTCGCGGGAGCAGCGTGCCTTCCAGTACCTGCTGGCCCATGCCATCCCTGGGGACCCCCACCACATCCTCCAGACCTTCGATCAGTGGTGCTACCACTGTGAGCACCTCAGCTGTGTGGGGCCTGACAAAG GGCGGATCGTGGAGCGGGTGCTGTTGGAGCGGGCACCACTGcgggtgctggagctgggcacgTACTGTGGCTATGGCACCGTGCTGCTGGCACAAGGGCTGCCCCCAGGTGCCCGCCTCTACACCATCGAGGGGGACCCCCGACATGCTGCCGTGGCTGAGAAGGTCATCCGCCTGGCCGGCTTCAGCGAGCAGACG gtggAGCTGATCGTGGGCCCCTCAGAGGAGGTGATACCCCACCTGCGGGAGAAGCATGGCCTGATGAAAGCCGACTTGGTCTTCATGGATCACTGGAAACGCTGCTACCTGAGGGACCTACGGCTGCTGGAGAGCcaccagctgctggctgaggggGCCACCATCCTTGCCGATAATGTCCTCTTCCCTGGGGCACCCCACTTCCTGCAGTACGCCAAGACCTGCGGCAAATACCACTGCAAGGTGCACCGCGCCAGCCTGGAGTACTTCCGCGCCATTCCTGATGGTATTGCCG
- the LAMTOR1 gene encoding LOW QUALITY PROTEIN: ragulator complex protein LAMTOR1 (The sequence of the model RefSeq protein was modified relative to this genomic sequence to represent the inferred CDS: deleted 1 base in 1 codon), with translation MGCCYSSEAEASDQEEETKRLLEPAASPPNKVLNGAEQSYHNLPSARTDEQAMLSSILAKTAINIIDVSAADSQGMEQHEYMDRARQYSTRLAMLSSNLTHWKKLPLLPSLTNQPHQVLASDPVPFADLQQVSRIAAYAFSALSQIRVDAKEELVVQFGIP, from the exons ATGGGCTGCTGCTACAGCAGCGAGGCCGAGGCCTCCGACCAG GAGGAAGAGACAAAGCGGCTGCTGGAGCCGGCAGCCAGCCCACCCAAC AAAGTGCTGAATGGAGCGGAGCAGAGCTACCACAACCTCCCGTCGGCACGCACCGATGAGCAGGCCATGCTGTCCTCCATCCTCGCCAAAACAGCCAT CAACATCATCGACGTGTCGGCAGCAGATTCCCAGGGCATGGAGCAGCACGAGTACATGGACAGAGCCAGGCAGTACAG CACACGGCTGGCCATGCTCAGCAGCAACCTGACGCACTGGAAGAAGCTCCCACTGCTGCCGTCTCTGACTAACCAACCGCACCAAGTGCTTGCCAGTGACCCTGTCCCCTTCGCAGACCTGCAgcag GTGTCCCGGATAGCTGCCTACGCCTTCAGTGCGCTCTCACAGATCCGTGTTGACGCCAAAGAAGAACTGGTTGTACAGTTTGGCATCCCCTGA